In Drechmeria coniospora strain ARSEF 6962 chromosome 03, whole genome shotgun sequence, the DNA window TACCGTTCCGAGCCGTACCTGCTTGGGCCTGAACTCTACCTTTGCGCGCACGAGGCGAGCGGGAAATGACAGCGGGAAAAAAGTGAAGCCGTCTCCAACTCTCCACCTTTACAGCCTCGACCTGTCCATCTTGCGCTGCACCCACCACGCCGTCCAGTTGCCAATCGCCAGCCAGTGGACCagcccgccgtcgagcaggccacGCTTCGTTGTAGGCTTGTCGACGACCGTCGGCCTTGGGCCATTCGATTGCTGCTTCGTCAACCTTTGCCGGTGTTTGATTTTGACCCTACCCGCGACCGTGCTGAagcctgcgtcgtcgtcgtcgtcgtcgaccgccACGAGATTCGCCATGGCGCAAATGGAccccagcagcagcgtccCCCAGGACCTGGTACGCCGATCGAGCTCCTTTCGTGTCGCGTCACTAACCATTGCCAGATCTCTCACGTCCACCTCGTCTCGTCCTTTCGATACCCGACGATGCCCCGACTCGACACCAACGAGGTCGCCAAGTGGCTCATGAGCGCTCCCCAGGTTGCCCGCGACCGAAGTCCCTTCTTCTGGACCTACCTCGACaagcccgccgacggcaccatcCTCCTCACTTGGCAGCCCCTCCTGCGGCTCGGTACCAACTTCGCCACCGATGGATTCGTTTGGGCGCCCCCCGAACAGATTTACAAGCACGACCTCGGCAATGGCTTGGTTCGAGACCCTCCTGCTGCGCCTTGCGCCGCCCCTCGCCAGACGCTGACCCTTCCCTCAGATGCTCGAGATCTACTACCTCAAAGCCGGATACATTCCTGGCGAGCAATATACGCTACACACACGGCGCCGATTCCGactcgtccccgtccccggACATGCGAACCCTCCGCAGCCGGACACAAGCCTCTTCATTGTCCACTACGGCACCGCCGAGATGAACGACCGGATTCCATCCCACCTGGTGCCCTACGACGACCGCGTCAGCTCCATCATGCAGCAGCGACACTTTGTCCTGCGGGGAGGACAGATTCGCCGAAAAGAGTTCATGCTGTCCGATCGCGTCAACTGGCCCTCCATCCCCGAGCTCACCCGTCAGCAGATGGGCCAGATGGTTCCCAGGGGTGTTCCCCAGCAAGTCGCCTATCCGACCCAGCCCGCGCCTGGGCCTCCTTCGAAGCGAGCCCGCCACTCGCAGAGCCAGGCTCAAGGTCAGGCCCAAGGTCAGGCCCAGGCTCAGGCACAGGcccaggcacaggcacaacAGGCGGCCATGCCCGGGATGCCGGCAGCGGATGCGAcactcgacgacgatgaagacaTCACCAGGGGCGACATGTTCGACCACATGACGCAGAGGGAAATCTCTCTCCAGCGCTACAAGCAAAATCACGAATGGATGGAGGAGATCCTGTCATCGGCTTATAGGATGCATCAAATCGCACCCGCAGACCTCAACCTTGGCCTCAAGGGCGAGCTTGCCGCGCTGACGGAAGGCATCTTCACAGCACAGGCTGGCGATGCGCTCACCAGGATGCCTGATAAGCCCtacgtcggccggctcgacgccggcctggCGGATGCATTCCGAAAACGCGTCGACCAGTACGTCGAGTCGTCCGAGACCGAGATGAAGCAGATGGAAGCCTCCTATGCGGAAATGATGTCCCGGTTCAAGGAGAGCTCCGTTTtcgccgccgaagaagcCGGTCTGAGGGTGGACGTCaacgacgtggccgccggTATTCTCGGTGCCGAAGGAGGCGCCGACTCCGcttccgaggccgagagcaGGAGTCGAGAGCCATCCAAGAGACCTCTGGAAGCGGTTGTCAAGGACGTCGAGCTGGCCATCGGTCGCAAGATTGAGAGTCAGCCTCCGGTGAAGCGCATTCAGGATGGCGGCTATCAGCCCCCCACGCCACCGGCTCCAGCCGCCAGCGCGCCAGTGTTGTCGCGACAGCCGTCCCAGGCGCTGTCGCAAACCAGCGGCTTCATGGCCGGTGAGTCGGATGTCGACATGGGTGGcacggccgccggcttgcTGGACCAGATGCACACGGGCTTTtcgtccatgtcgacgccCGCCAACAACCTGCCTACGCCGCAGGCTCAGATGATATCGGCGGTGCAGTCAAGCgccgcgacgccgaccaATGTCGAAAACCCGGCCGAgcccgcgcccgcgccgGCTCCCGCGGCCGAACCTGCGGCGGCCGAACCTGTGACGTCCAAGCCGGCAGAGCCTTCGCAGCCGAGCGCCGACGTTTCTATGGGTGGCATGGATGCGCCTGCGCCGGTGAAGGAGGAGGGTACGCGCGTGACGCCAGACCAGGGTACCGACAGCGGGGACTGGGTCGTCGTTCCCAAGGGCGGCAcgaacgccgacgaggccgaagacCAAAAAGCGCCTGCTGAagccgcggcgccgacgccgaagccggagccggagcctgcgcaagcgacgacgacggccaagccGACATCGACGGCTGCCACCCCCGCCAGTGGATCCGCCCCTTTCGACCAAAACGACTTCAGCTCTCTCGGCGATCTCGATACGGCGACTGATGCGCTTGCCGGCTACGACGCGCCTGACCTAGACGGTTCTgcgggcgagctcggcgctgGTTTGGACTTGCAGATGGACATGGGTGAAGATACGGCTTTCGGGGATGCGTTccatggcgtcgatgccTCTAACACGCCAGGAGACGGTGTCAACCAGGACATGTAGCAGGCCGGTACTTCATGCCCATCTCCCTCACGCTGAAAGTTGCGTTGCGACAGCTAGCAAGGACCCAGGCACTGCCGTGAGCTCGGAGCGCTTAGCTGGCTGCGGGCATTATAGCGTCGAGCATGACGCAAGTGTTTGAATGTAGCATGGAGCCACCCCGCTGTCGCGGCTGACTGGACGGTCAGGTCAGTTCGCAGGTACCGGGGCCATGTCAAAATGTGTATGTACGAGTATTTCTATCTAGGTCCATCGAATGAAAGACATTCTTGATGTGTCTTGTCTGGTTCTCGCCCTCAAAGCCTCAACCAACTATTTGACGCGAGGTGAGGGGCGGATCAAATCATTAAAACCGGCTCCCTCGGGCTTGGATCGGCACATCATACAAGTGAAACTTTTCATCAGCTCGATGCTTCATATCACCAGTGTACAGAGTCTCCAGATCATTGGAGGATGATTGCTCCGTTTGCGTTGGAGGAGTTACACCATTGCTTCCACGTCACCTTCCAGAGTGGCCGAACAGGCGATGGAGGAGTTCAATGCTATTCGATGTGTCTCAATTTCGCTATGCCTAGTTCAATCCAAACGCCGGCGAGAGCATCCCATAGTAGACAAGGCGAGTCAAGCAATCTCCCATGGCTCAAGGTGTAATGTAAATGGCAATAAACAAACGATTCTTGCCAGCGCAGAATTATGCAAAGTTCATTCCCGTTGCTCCTGTTTCATGCAACAGAGGTACGACAGCCGAGCTGGGGACCTTGACGTCATCCTCTTCGGATGTTGTCGAACCGACTTGATGGGTAATCAAGCATGTTCTCTGAGAATTCCAGGGTCCCAAAAGacttggccatggcgccgacgaggctttCGTCGCCCGTCTTATCGCCCGAGGCCTCCCACCAGAAGGCTCCGCCGAGTCCGTTGTCTTTGATGTAATCCGACTTGATCAGCACGGTCCGCGGGTCTTCGTGCGAGATGAGCTCCTTGGTGCCTGCGTCGTAGCTCCAAGCGGCACCGGCAgcgtcgtccagctcgacCGTTGCACCAGTTTTGGGCAGCATATTGTAGGGCCAGACGCCCTTTTCAAATTTTCCGGGTCCGACACCGTGAAATTTCTTGCCCAGACCCAAGGTCATCTCGAACGATCGGCCGTAGAGTGGTAGACCGATGATGAGCTTGTGGGGGGAAATGCCGGCGGCCAGATaatcgccgacggcctttgCAGTACTGAATACTGTGCTGTTCGGGTTATTTGAGTTGGGATGAAGATTGGCTAAATGGCCCGTATTATCGGACCAATCACCAGCGTAGTCGTAGGCCATTAGGTTCCAGGCGTCGAGAAAACGGTCCATACCCTTGAGGTCCATCACGTTGTATGTGTTGGGTCCGGCCGAAGAAGCGACCGTCAGGAGGTAATGATACTTTTGGCGGTGCTTGGTTGCGAAGTCATCCAGCTCCTTGCGGCAAGCCTCGAGCAATTGAACGTACTGCTGGGCCTCTTCTGCATTCTTTGGATACTCCCAGTCAACGTCGAGCCCGTCCATGCCCCAGTCGCTCATGAGGCTGACGGCTGACCGGGCGAATTGCCGGCGGCCGGTATCGCTGGCGGCGAAGTTGAAGGCTCCTTTATCCGAGGCAGTCCATCCACCAATAGACAGCAGGGTCTTGAGGTTGCGGTGCTTTTTCTTATGGAGGTAAATTTCTTTTACGCATCCGTAGACATTTGAGCCGGGCATGGATGAGGTGTCGTTGAGTTGCTTCTGTTCATCGGCCCAGGGGTCAATGGATATACTGCGGGCGGCGTCAGTCGAGAGTCTGCGGCTCCGTGGACCACCTCACTTACACTGTCCCattggcgtcgacgcctgCGAAGGCGTACAGAAGATGGGTGATTTTGTCAACAGGAATCATGCTAGGAAGATAATTTCTTGCATAAATGCCCCTGATTGCTAGCTGATTAGACACGCCGGCCTAGGACAGATTGGAAGAAAAGGAAGAATGGATTCGACAAACGTACCAATTGGTAAAGTAAAGCGCGTTCTTCAAACCCTTGGTTGTATTTCCTGCAACGGGATACCGTCCAAGGTTTCCGGTAGACTGCGGCTGCAGCTGGCTCGTGGCCGAAGCGAGCGAGGTTTGTGCTCTGGTGGGAATGTCGGTCGAGTTTGTGGTTGTGTTGCTCCAGCTGCCGCTCGATCCGGGGGAGAGAGTGTGTGATTTGACGGGAGCGGAACCGAAAACTGATTCAACTTTTGGGTCGGCAGTACATTCGACGTCCGGCTCGGAGCTGCTGTGCGGCTTGgacggctgcggctgcgtGGTGATGGAGGGGAGTTTCGTTGCCGACGGTGGAGTGGCGCAAGGCTTTTCGCGATATAGAGTTGTTGTAGTTGTGTAGGTGATTGTGTGTACGGAGGGTGCTTGAGGTTGGCAGCTGTCGACTGCGTTGGCAATGGCCACCAGGGCCGGCAACGTCAGAAGGATCCGGTGCATGTTGGAGATATGCTAGGACGAGGAagtggaggggggggggtaaGAGATCGACGGGGAAGCAGATCGGAGAGTTGCGGTTCGAAGAGTAGGGGTGATGGCTTCTTATTG includes these proteins:
- a CDS encoding endochitinase, which codes for MHRILLTLPALVAIANAVDSCQPQAPSVHTITYTTTTTLYREKPCATPPSATKLPSITTQPQPSKPHSSSEPDVECTADPKVESVFGSAPVKSHTLSPGSSGSWSNTTTNSTDIPTRAQTSLASATSQLQPQSTGNLGRYPVAGNTTKGLKNALYFTNWGIYARNYLPSMIPVDKITHLLYAFAGVDANGTVISIDPWADEQKQLNDTSSMPGSNVYGCVKEIYLHKKKHRNLKTLLSIGGWTASDKGAFNFAASDTGRRQFARSAVSLMSDWGMDGLDVDWEYPKNAEEAQQYVQLLEACRKELDDFATKHRQKYHYLLTVASSAGPNTYNVMDLKGMDRFLDAWNLMAYDYAGDWSDNTGHLANLHPNSNNPNSTVFSTAKAVGDYLAAGISPHKLIIGLPLYGRSFEMTLGLGKKFHGVGPGKFEKGVWPYNMLPKTGATVELDDAAGAAWSYDAGTKELISHEDPRTVLIKSDYIKDNGLGGAFWWEASGDKTGDESLVGAMAKSFGTLEFSENMLDYPSSRFDNIRRG